In the genome of Chloroflexota bacterium, the window GCATTGAGCAAACCCCTTTCATGAACGACTAAACGGAGGTTAATATATTTTATAGGTAAACGAGCATATTGTCAAACGGACTTTATTACCGGTAACGCGTCCTCCCGAAAGCATACATCATTAGCGCTCGCGTGAGCTTTACAATTTTACTACTTTGCGCTATAATTGGTTCAAGCTGGTGATCACCACCCAAGGGCGATCTTCCAGCCCTTTTGTTTGCCGGTATCCTGTCCTGCCAGGGGCCTGGGAGCGAATCCTTACATCCCTCAGGTACCCTTTTTTGTACTCCATATCCGGTAAAATCCTACACGGTGACGAAAGGCAAAGCGCCATGGCCGAAGAACAGGTTTATCTCACTCCAGAAGGTTTCAAAAAGCTGCAAGAAGAGCTGGACTACCTCCGCAATGTGCGCCGACCCCAGGTCGCTCAACATATCCACGACGCCAAAGCGGACGGAGATATCTCCGAGAACGCAGGATACGACGAGGCGAAAAACGAACAGGCCTTCGTCGAAGGACGTATCAAAACCATCGAGGCCATGCTGCGCAAGGCGATCATCATCGAAGAGAGCGGCAGCACTCACGAAGTGCAGTTGGGCTCCTCCGTCACGATCAAGGAGGTTGACGGGAACGAGCTGGAGACGTACCAAATCGTCGGCTCCGCCGAGGTAGATCCAGCCAATGGTAAGATCAGCAACGTATCGCCGCTGGGCAAAGCGCTGCTCGGCCGTCGCGTCGGCGATAAGATCACCGTACAAACCCCCGGCGGCGTCCTGCACTTCGAGGTGGTAGAGATCGCTTAGCGGCCCCACACAGGCCGATTCCACCCACGCGACCCGGCTCTCGGGTCGCGTTATCATGCCTGCAAATCGCCACATCCCAGGAGAGCAACATGAGCGAGCCACTGACCGAGCAAGAGGTCGTGCGACGACAGAAGCTGGAGCGCCTGCGAGAGGCGGGCATCGATCCGTATCCGCCTCGAGCTCATCGAACGCACACGGCCGCCGAGGCCATCGCCGCATTTGAAGCGGGCCAACTCGGCGAGGACCAACCCGTCACCGTGGCCGGTCGGCTGATGTCCATGCGTGTGATGGGGAAAGCCTCCTTCGCTCACATCGAGGACGGCAGTGGCCGAATCCAGTTCTACATCCGCCGGGATGTGGTAGGAGACGAACTCTACAACTTCTTCCGAAAGGATCTCGATCTCGGGGATTTCGTCGAGGTGACCGGGCCCGTGTTCCGCACCCGAACGGGAGAGGTCACCGTCCAGGTGCAGAAGATCCGCCTGCTGGCGAAGGCGCTGCTCCCTCTGCCGGACAAGTGGCACGGGCTTCGTGACGTGGAGACCCGCTATCGGCACCGATACGTCGATCTCATGGTCAATCCCGAGGTGCGCCAGGTGTTCATCACCCGGGCGCGAGCGGTCCAGGCCCTGCGCCGTTTCCTGGATGACCGGGGGTTTCTGGAGGTGGAGACGCCCATCCTACAGCCGGTTTACGGCGGCGCAGCCGCACGCCCCTTCATCACCCACCACAACCAGCTCGACCAGGATCTCTACCTGCGCATCTCCTTTGAGCTCTACCTGAAACGCCTGCTGGTAGGCGGCTACGAAAAGGTCTACGAGATCGGCCGAGACTTCCGCAACGAGGGGATCTCCTTCAAGCACAACCCCGAATTCACCCAATTGGAGTTCTACTGGGCATATGCTGACTACGAGAAGCTCATGCCCCTAGTCGAGGAGATGGTCGCCTACGTAGTGCAAGAGGTGCTGGGATCCCCCCGTCTACAATACCAGGGCCACGAGATCGACCTGTCCCCTCCCTGGCGACGCGTGACGCTACGCGAAGCAATCCGCGAGCGCACGGGGATCGATTACGCACAGCACCCCACGGCGGATGAGCTGGCAGCGGTCATGCGGGATCGTGGCTTTGACCCGCAGCCCAAAGCCACATGGGGCAAACTGGTCGACTACCTCCTGAGCAGCCAGGTGGAGCCCCATCTGATCCAGCCCACCTTCGTCCTGGACTACCCCAGGGACATCTCACCGCTGGCAAAGAAGAAGCCAGATGATCCCTCACACGTGGAACGTTTCGAGCTCTTCATCGGCGGCATGGAGCTGGGCAACGCCTTCACGGAGCTGAATGACCCCCTCGACCAGGAACAGCGCTTCCTGGAGATGCAGAAGCTATACGCCCCAGGGGACGAGGAAGCTCATCCCCTGGACGAGGATTACCTGCTGGCGCAGCGATACGGCATGCCCCCCAACGGCGGCTTCGGCATGGGGATCGATCGACTCACGATGCTTCTGACCGATAAGTCCTCCATTCGGGAGGTCATCCTCTTCCCCCATCTACGGAGTAAGGATTGAGCGTTCCCTACACAACACGCGGCACGCGATTACCTGAGGAGGTGTACCTCACCCACTCCCATCAAGAGCCCTCGGAGCCAGGGAGGGACGGTTGACGCATCCGCTCTACATCGCCTTCGTCTGGCACATGCACCAACCGGATTACCGTGATCCCACCACGGGGATCATCTGCCTCCCGTGGGTCCGTCTGCACGCGGCCAAAGATTATCTGCACATGGCCGAGGTTCTGGCGCAGTATCCCCATATCCACGCGACGGTGAACTTCACCCCCGTGCTGGTCGAGCAGCTGGAGGCATATGGGGCGGGGATCGCGGAGGACCACATCATGCGCCTCAGCCGGCAGCCCACGTGGACGGACGAAGAGCGAGCGTACATCCGCAACCTCGGCTTCAGCGCCCATCGAGACAGGATCATCCACCGCTATCCCCCCTATTGGGCCCTTCTGGAACGCCATGAGGCCGCGCCCAACGATCTGCAGGCATTCAACGATCAAGAATATCGGGATATCCTGGCGTGGTTCCAGCTCGCGTGGACGGATCCCAACCGCCTGGAACAGGACGAATCGTTGCGGCGGCTAGTGGAGAAGGGACGGGATTTCACCGTCGAGGATCTGGAGTACATCATCGACTACCATCGAGAGACGTGCGCCCACGTGGTGCCTCTTTACCGCGAGCTGGCGGAGCGCGGACAGATCGAACTCACCGCTTCGCCTTATTCTCACCCGATCCTGCCCCTGCTGATCGACAGTACCCACGCCCGGCGCCCCACCCCGGGGCTCCCCGTGCCACAGCCGCCATTTCAGGCCCGGGAGGATGCGGCCGTCCAGCTCCAAATGGCGATCGAACACCACGAGCGAGCCTTCGGGAGCCGCCCCGTCGGGCTGTGGCCCTCGGAGGGCGCTGTATCCCAGGAGGCCGTAGAGGAGATCGGCGCAGCCGGATTCCGCTGGCTGGCCTCCGATGAGGCCGTGCTGGGCCGCTGTCTGGGCCGCTGGTTCCAGCGTGACGCCCAGGATACCGTCACCACCCCCCATCTCCTCTACCAGCCCTACATCATCATGATCGATAATCAGCCTGGGCCGGTCATGATCTTCCGGGATCACGTCCTGTCCGATCGGATCGGGTTCGTCTATCAGCACCTGCCCGGGGAACAGGCGGCGGAGGATTTCATCGTGCGCCTGCAGATCATCCGGCACCGGCTGCCCGATACGCAGCCTTACCTGGTCTCCATCATCCTGGACGGCGAGAACTGCTGGGAGGCATACGAGCACAACGGTGACATCTTCCTCCACAGCCTCTACCGCCGCCTGCAGGAGGATCCGGACCTGCGGACGGTGACGGTCAGCGAATATCTGGAGATGAATCCCCCACACAACATGCTGGCCCGCGTGACGACCGGATCGTGGATCAACGGGGACCTCACGACCTGGATAGGAGATCCCGGCCATATCCAGGCCTGGTCTCTCCTGCGTGACACCCGGGCGTTTCTGACCTCTTTCCAGGCCGCCCACCCCGAGTTATCGGCCGAAGCTCGCCAACGCGCCTGGCAGGCGATCTACACCGCCGAGGGGAGCGACTGGTTCTGGTGGTACTCGGAGCGCAACACATCCGACCAGGATGCGCTTTTCGACGAGCTGTTCCGGAATCACCTGGCCAACGTCTATCGGGCGCTGGGACAGCCCGTCCCCGAGATCCTGATGCGGCCGATCCCGGCCGAGGCCGGCTCCCCGGAGCAGCCTCCTATCCAGCCTCAATACATCACCCCCCGGCTGCAAGCCCTGCCGGATCCCTCGCAGGAATGGGGGGAGGCGATCCATGTGCAAGCGGTGGCCTCCACAGGGGCCATGCAGCAGGCCGGCAGCGGCTTGCGGGCCCTGCGCGTCGCCTACGATGCGGAGAATCTCTACCTGAGGCTAGAGACCATTGAGCCGCTGACAGGGCTGCGCCTGACGGTGCAGATCCGTGACGCGGCAGGACAAGAGCACACCCTCGCATGGCAGCCGGACCAGACGGACGCCACTATGAATGGGCGCTCACTGCCCACGGCGACGGGGGAATCCGTGCTGGAGGTGGCCGTTCCTTTCGAGGTGTTGGGGGTGCATCTGGGAAGCCGGCTGTGGATACAGGCACAGGCCGCCCACGGCGATGAGGAGATCAACCGGGTGCCCACCGATCAGCCATTGGAGCTGGAACTGACGCCGCCCCCCAGTGAGGCAACAGAACCACAAATTCACGCTTGACATCCGCCCAGAGGTGAGTATAATTATATGCGAAGCGGGTGTAGTTCAGTGGTAGAACGTCAGCTTCCCAAGCTGAATGTCGTGGGTTCGAGTCCCATCACCCGCTCCTTACGCGAGATGTAGTGCATGCCCTCCATGTGCCGACTAGATGTTGTGGTTCGGCACAAAGTTGGAGGGCTTTTGCATGCCTGGAGACATTCAGCTTATCCCACTCCCCACATGCCTCGACATGTTCCTCCTCCACCAGGAGGCCAGCCATCACACCCGGCGCACCATCGAATTCTACCGATACAACCTCTCACGCTTCCTTGCCTTCCTGGAAGATCAAGGCGTCCAACACCCACAAGCAATAACCCCCCATCACATCCGTCAATTCCTGGTCACACTCGAGCGCAGAGGCCTCAAAGATACCACCGTTCACAGCTTCGCCAGGCCGATTAAGACATTCCTCAACTTCCTGGTGTCGGAGGGCATCCTGGAAGCCAGCCCTATGCACAAAGTCTCCATGCCCAGGCTCGAGCAACGCATCCATCCGCCGTTCAGCGAGGATGATATCCGGAAGCTGCTGGCTGCATGTGGCCAAGACTGGTATGGCTTAAGGGACAAAGCGATCATCCTCTGCCTGCTCGACACAGGGCTGCGAGCAGCTGAGTTCGTGAATCTGAACGTTGGAGACATAGACGGTGATGGCACGATCACCGTACACGGTAAGGGGGGTAAGGATCGCTACGTGCACGTCGGTGCACTGGCGAGAAAGGCGCTGGTGCGGTATCTGGCGACCCGAGGCCATCTGCTCCCACACGCCCCAATGTGGATTGGTCGCACAGGGAAGCGTCTCACCGTTAGCGGCCTGTTCCAGGCCATGAGGCGACGAGGCCGACAGGCGGGCGTCTGGCCTGTCGGCCCCCATCGCTTCCGGCGCACATTCGCCATTTGGGCGCTCAGGAACGGCATGGATGTGCATCACCTGCGAGCCATACTGGGCCATGCAGATCTGCAAATGGCCCAGCGGTATCTCGCCCTCGCAAAAGATGACCTTATAGAAGCACACCGACTGGCCAGCCCGGTTGACAACATGCGATAGCGCTTGACGCTATCGCACGTATGTGCTATGATCGCACAAAAGCGGCGACCGCCGGTGCGCACACACCGACGGCCGCCTGACCTCCCGCTGTTGGGGCAGCGGCGAGGCCGGCGCCATCATAGCACAACACAGCCCTCATGCCAAAGCCCCCAGCGGTGAGACTGGGGGCTTTCCCTATGCAACGCTACAAAACCATCCACCCCACACCCGGGGCCAACAACACAGATGGCACAGTCCTCATTGTGCCTCCCTTGACACGCGAGGCCTTCCGCCTGTTCGTGCCGCCAATTCTGATCGCCATCGGCCTGTGGGCCGGCGGATTCGCCTCCATCGCCACGGCCGTTCTAGTGCTACCGGCCTGGACTGTGCTCTACACGATCGGCTCTTCGCTCACCCTCTCACAGCTCGCCTATGCGCTCATGATGTATCGCCTGGAAGCCCAAAAAGAGCGCAATAGACACGAGGAAGCAATGGCCCAACTCAGCATCCAGAAGTCCGTCAGCATGGCACGGGCGCAGCTTGAGATTGAGCGACACGAGATCGCAGCCAAGGCGCTCACGGCATCGGCCACATCGCCGCTCGACGGCGGAACACTATGGGATATATCTGAGCAGGCTCTAATCGACGCTGTGCTCGACGCTTATCGTGTCGCTGGACCAGATGGCTACTTACCCAATGACAAAGAGTGTCCGTTCGGGCGCAGAGCCCTAGGCGGCCTGTACACAGAGATCCGCTACCGGCTGGCAAACCCGGGTGAGAAATTCGGCATCGCAGGATCGCCGCCGGTCGCCACATATGACAAGGGGTCAAAACGCTGGCATCTGAACCTCAAGGATTACCCCACAGCTGCTCAGGCACTACAGGCTCTCACCGGCAGACGCTGGCTGGCTCAGTAGTCCCCTACTGACAGCTAACGACTCCCTGTTAATAGTTCACTACCACCCATGGCCAGGGTGGTGGGGTGGCGCCACCACCACCCACCACCCTATTCACACCTCGTATTGAAGAACAACTGAACCACCCGGAAATCCTGCTCATTCACCTCACAGTCCGGAACATTCGGCCACAGATCGGCTGCCGGATTGTATCTGGTATCCCCACACGTGCTGCCATACGCCATAGCAAGCGTACTGAAGTCCAGGATATCTACCCTCGCGTCACCATTCACATCGCCAACACAACAAGCTACCGTTTTCTGCCCATCCTGGCCATCCTGCGCACTGGCAGCGAACCCCATCGCCAACACAAGCACAAGAACCACCAGCAAAGAAACAAACTTCCACATCATGCACTCCTCCTGCTCATCACACCAGACAGCACAAGCAACTGACCAGCCTCCCGGGGTGTAATCGTACCATCAGCAACCATCATCAGCGCCAACTGCGGTCGACTTCCAGCCCCTGTTTTTCTGTACACAGCCGACATCGTGTTGTGTACTGTGCTGGCAGACACACCCAGACGCAGAGCAATCTCCAGATCGGTCAACCCGCACACGGCCAGAAGCGCAACCTCGAGCTCCCGTTCCGACAACAAATCGCCAACCATCGTTAATCTATGGGCACAATCTCCACCCTTGGCTCTATCGTTCCCGGTCTCAGAATCACATATACTTCCATGCGGCATCGCTCCTCGTTCAACACCTCTTGGATCTTCTCCAGGCAACGCCGCGCCCGGGACTGCCTTTCTTGCTCCAACAGTGCTCTCGCCTCTTCAGGAGCAAGCGTGCCGTTCCTTCCCATCTCTCACCTCACGGTTGCGTCGCTAGCGTCGTGACAGATCCATCGTCCCAAATGACGCACAATTGTGTCTTGCCAGTACCATCATCACGTGCGAATAGTCGCAGTGCATCCGCTGGGGATGCAGATGGCGTCGTCATTTCCCTTAGCACGAGATCGCCGTTAAGGTCAAATTTACCGGCTGGAGATGTAGTATCGGCACCGATATCTCCCGCAGATGTAATAGTCAATCGATCAGAGCCCAGGTTGAAATCGCGTATTTTCAGACTATCATTGTCAGCACCGTCTACGACAAAACCCCACTTCCGAGCATCATTTTCAATCCGGATTGATGGAGATTTATCAACTCCCGTCGTCGACACTGTGATATATGTTGAGTATGCGCTTGTGAATATTGCGTTTTGAGCCAACCCTCCGCTATTAACCTCTAATATCACTGTTGGAGCTGTGTTTATTCCAACTCTACCGGCCGAATCAATCCGCACCCTCTCCGCCCCGGCCGTGTAGAAGAACATGGCGTCTGATGCATTGGAGTATTGAATCCGCCCCATGTCTGCATTGTCGGTATCACCAAATTTGTAAACGAGTGATCCGACGGTTGATCCGATGAACTGGACAACCGCGCTACCGGCCGTGTTGGTGATGAGCAAGACGCCGTTCGTTGTATCCAAACCAGCCGTTGGGGCCGTATAGCTCTTTGAGATGTGAGCTAGCATGACGGGCGATCCAATACCCACCCCCCATCTGCCGTTTGCATCTACAGCAGCCAATACGGTTCCCGCGCTATCCTGCCACTCCTGCAGATTCGCCGTCTGACTCGCAGCCCCTTTGACCGTGAGCGGCACGTCGGTCGCATCATTCGCTACAGCGAGCGATTGTCCGTATAGAGTAATGTTGCTGTCAACGCCAGAGTCACCAATTGCAAGCGAGATCCCGCTACTGCTCGCCGACGTTACATTGAGAATGTAATTTCCCTGAACTTGCCAGCTACCATTAACGCCCAGTTGGGCATAGGTGGCACCTGTCGAGTCGAGCGTGCTCAGATAAATCGTGCCGGTATATGGGCTTGCCACGGGCTCCGCCTGGATATACAGCACGACCGTGTCAAAGAAGCGCTTCGCCTTCATGTAGGCCAGCACAGAGTTCGTGGAGTGCTCCACGAACTCCACGCCGTTCGCCTGCGCTGCACTGAACACCACCTGATAGCCCGTCTCTGACAGCGCTCGCACACCTCCAGCAGCCGGCGGCAAATCATAGGCCACACCGGCCCCGCCACCACCACCCGTCCCGCCAGCCCCGCCTGTACCGGCTCGCCCGGACACCACACCCGCCAGAACCTGCCCAATGCCGGGACTCCGGTCACCAAACCGTATCTCATACGCCAGGTTACCCTCAATCATCCGGGTGACCACATCCGTAATCAAAAACGATCCGCTCACCCCGGCCACAGAGTTGACGATGCTCACGTACTGCCCCGGCTCCAGACCCTGCTCCAGCGTGACCAGCCGGCCGCTATACCGACTATCTGCATACTGCGCCAGCAGCGCATCCGCCAAAGCTTCCGCCTTCGTCTGGCTCGTAATCGTCTTATCCTCCACGATGTAGTCGAACCAGCGCCCAAACTTCGTGTAACTCGACGAATCGCTCCGCTGCGCCGTCACATGCACATCGTACGTATACACCACCTCAATGTTGCTCGTCCCAGCCGCTGGTGCTGTCGCAAACCGCAACACCCCATCCACGTAATTCACATACACGTCGTATCCGGACGAATCCACAAAATCCGTCCCAACAGATTGCGCCGCGCCATCCACCTCCACGCTCACCACCGACCGCACCGGCCGATTCGTGAGCCTGAACATCGTCGTCGTTCCATCACCGCTGAAACTCTCCGTAACCGGATCGCTTGCCCTGATCCCTCCTCGCACCGTGATCCGGTTGCGAATATCGCTGGCGTCCTCCTCGAACTGCCACGAATCCTCCAGATAACCAAACGTCGTCACATTGTCCGGGCTGT includes:
- the greA gene encoding transcription elongation factor GreA gives rise to the protein MAEEQVYLTPEGFKKLQEELDYLRNVRRPQVAQHIHDAKADGDISENAGYDEAKNEQAFVEGRIKTIEAMLRKAIIIEESGSTHEVQLGSSVTIKEVDGNELETYQIVGSAEVDPANGKISNVSPLGKALLGRRVGDKITVQTPGGVLHFEVVEIA
- the lysS gene encoding lysine--tRNA ligase; protein product: MSEPLTEQEVVRRQKLERLREAGIDPYPPRAHRTHTAAEAIAAFEAGQLGEDQPVTVAGRLMSMRVMGKASFAHIEDGSGRIQFYIRRDVVGDELYNFFRKDLDLGDFVEVTGPVFRTRTGEVTVQVQKIRLLAKALLPLPDKWHGLRDVETRYRHRYVDLMVNPEVRQVFITRARAVQALRRFLDDRGFLEVETPILQPVYGGAAARPFITHHNQLDQDLYLRISFELYLKRLLVGGYEKVYEIGRDFRNEGISFKHNPEFTQLEFYWAYADYEKLMPLVEEMVAYVVQEVLGSPRLQYQGHEIDLSPPWRRVTLREAIRERTGIDYAQHPTADELAAVMRDRGFDPQPKATWGKLVDYLLSSQVEPHLIQPTFVLDYPRDISPLAKKKPDDPSHVERFELFIGGMELGNAFTELNDPLDQEQRFLEMQKLYAPGDEEAHPLDEDYLLAQRYGMPPNGGFGMGIDRLTMLLTDKSSIREVILFPHLRSKD
- a CDS encoding glycoside hydrolase, producing the protein MTHPLYIAFVWHMHQPDYRDPTTGIICLPWVRLHAAKDYLHMAEVLAQYPHIHATVNFTPVLVEQLEAYGAGIAEDHIMRLSRQPTWTDEERAYIRNLGFSAHRDRIIHRYPPYWALLERHEAAPNDLQAFNDQEYRDILAWFQLAWTDPNRLEQDESLRRLVEKGRDFTVEDLEYIIDYHRETCAHVVPLYRELAERGQIELTASPYSHPILPLLIDSTHARRPTPGLPVPQPPFQAREDAAVQLQMAIEHHERAFGSRPVGLWPSEGAVSQEAVEEIGAAGFRWLASDEAVLGRCLGRWFQRDAQDTVTTPHLLYQPYIIMIDNQPGPVMIFRDHVLSDRIGFVYQHLPGEQAAEDFIVRLQIIRHRLPDTQPYLVSIILDGENCWEAYEHNGDIFLHSLYRRLQEDPDLRTVTVSEYLEMNPPHNMLARVTTGSWINGDLTTWIGDPGHIQAWSLLRDTRAFLTSFQAAHPELSAEARQRAWQAIYTAEGSDWFWWYSERNTSDQDALFDELFRNHLANVYRALGQPVPEILMRPIPAEAGSPEQPPIQPQYITPRLQALPDPSQEWGEAIHVQAVASTGAMQQAGSGLRALRVAYDAENLYLRLETIEPLTGLRLTVQIRDAAGQEHTLAWQPDQTDATMNGRSLPTATGESVLEVAVPFEVLGVHLGSRLWIQAQAAHGDEEINRVPTDQPLELELTPPPSEATEPQIHA
- a CDS encoding tyrosine-type recombinase/integrase, with protein sequence MPGDIQLIPLPTCLDMFLLHQEASHHTRRTIEFYRYNLSRFLAFLEDQGVQHPQAITPHHIRQFLVTLERRGLKDTTVHSFARPIKTFLNFLVSEGILEASPMHKVSMPRLEQRIHPPFSEDDIRKLLAACGQDWYGLRDKAIILCLLDTGLRAAEFVNLNVGDIDGDGTITVHGKGGKDRYVHVGALARKALVRYLATRGHLLPHAPMWIGRTGKRLTVSGLFQAMRRRGRQAGVWPVGPHRFRRTFAIWALRNGMDVHHLRAILGHADLQMAQRYLALAKDDLIEAHRLASPVDNMR
- a CDS encoding helix-turn-helix transcriptional regulator; this translates as MVGDLLSERELEVALLAVCGLTDLEIALRLGVSASTVHNTMSAVYRKTGAGSRPQLALMMVADGTITPREAGQLLVLSGVMSRRSA